From the Cryptomeria japonica chromosome 2, Sugi_1.0, whole genome shotgun sequence genome, one window contains:
- the LOC131061415 gene encoding triacylglycerol lipase OBL1: protein MNAHIMCWFTPNFPNLFRATKMCDECLILHPENGGTLQLLRSLFLAGNEHDFVEYSEHFRPRHRDQNKWIIKISILVLKLFHSVAKPMAWVGFCIEFMLNLLSDNGGFTGLICKVLKGDGVIKPKRGTENFISAIGYLDGRLDLDHSAEKIIKSGSRYCADICIMASKLAYENESLIKNVVTNHWKMHFVEFFSCWNQFLKKKSTHAFIFCDKAENAELVVIAFRGTEPFDAIDWSTDFDISLYKMEPIGRTHLGFLEAMGLANRSNKQVAQFHLKPNTSDGLPDNVPEDHEKPLAYYAIRERLEKLLEQHKDAKYIVTGHSLGGALAVMFPTILLLHNRKKLLEKLLAVYTFGQPRVGDEQMGKYMNKNINEPEPRYYRVVYSNDLIPRLPYDNKMFLFKHFGACIYYSSCYKQKTLKEEPNRNFSLLYYIPNCINAIWELIQSFMIRYTKGNDFREGWCGIVFRCMGIVLPGISAHSPVNYINAIRLGPPSFHAAVTNRISERSIQMDGDQYHHHQN, encoded by the exons GCCTCATTTTACATCCTGAGAATGGAGGAACTCTACAGCTCCTCCGTTCTCTTTTCCTGGCCGGAAATGAGCATGACTTCGTAGAGTATTCTGAGCATTTTAGGCCTCGTCACAGAGACCAGaataaatggattatcaaaatttcCATTCTTGTATTAAAACTTTTCCATTCTGTGGCTAAGCCCATGGCCTGGGTTGGATTTTGCATTGAGTTTATGTTGAATCTTTTATCGGACAATGGAGGATTTACAGGACTAATTTGCAAGGTTCTAAAag GGGATGGCGTGATAAAACCCAAGAGGGGCACAGAAAACTTCATCAGCGCCATTGGATACTTGGATGGCCGTCTGGATTTAGACCATAGTGCCGAAAAGATTATCAAATCGGGAAGCAGATATTGCGCAGATATCTGTATAATGGCTTCAAAATTGGCATATGAAAATGAGTCTCTTATCAAGAATGTGGTCACCAATCACTGGAAG ATGCATTTCGTGGAGTTCTTCAGCTGCTGGAATC aattcttgaaaaaaaaatccaCCCATGCCTTCATATTCTGTGATAAAGCAGAAAATGCAGAACTGGTGGTGATTGCATTCAGAGGCACAGAACCATTCGATGCAATCGACTGGAGCACTGACTTCGACATCTCTTTGTATAAAATGGAACCAATAGGGAgaactcatcttggatttcttgaAGCAATGGGCTTAGCAAATCGTTCCAATAAACAAGTTGCCCAATTTCATCTAAAACCCAATACAAGCGATGGGTTGCCAGACAATGTCCCAGAAGACCATGAAAAGCCTCTGGCTTACTATGCCATTAGAGAAAGATTAGAAAAATTGCTGGAGCAACACAAGGATGCCAAGTATATTGTCACAGGGCACAGTCTGGGTGGTGCTCTTGCAGTAATGTTTCCTACAATACTACTTCTGCATAACcggaaaaagctcttggaaaagctGTTGGCAGTTTATACATTTGGGCAACCAAGAGTTGGTGATGAACAGATGGGAAAATACATGAATAAAAACATCAACGAACCTGAACCCAGGTACTACCGAGTAGTCTACAGCAATGACCTGATTCCCAGGTTGCCATACGATAATAAAATGTTCCTGTTCAAGCATTTTGGAGCATGCATCTACTACAGTAGCTGCTACAAACAGAAA ACATTGAAGGAAGAACCCAACAGAAATTTTTCTCTCTTATACTACATTCCAAATTGCATAAACGCAATATGGGAACTTATACAGAGCTTCATGATTAGATATACAAAGGGAAATGATTTCAGAGAAGGGTGGTGTGGAATAGTATTTAGATGCATGGGGATTGTTTTACCGGGCATCTCGGCTCACAGCCCTGTCAACTACATAAATGCCATTCGATTGGGCCCACCTTCATTTCATGCGGCTGTTACAAACCGGATTTCTGAGAGAAGTATACAGATGGACGGTGACCAGTACCACCATCATCAGAATTAA